From one Colletotrichum destructivum chromosome 3, complete sequence genomic stretch:
- a CDS encoding Putative ribosomal protein uS5 domain 2-type superfamily — protein sequence MSTTPSHPPRWAALARDTNETKIQLAINLDGGAFPPDTDSRLTAAVTEHASQASKSQTISVNTGIGFLDHMLHALSKHAGWSLALACKGDLHIDDHHTAEDVCIALGYAFANALGSATGLARFGYAYAPLDEALSRAVVDLSNRPYSVIDLGLRREKIGDLSCEMIPHCLQSFAQGARVTLHVDCLRGENDHHRAESAFKALAVAVKMATSRVAGKEGEVPSTKGTLSA from the exons ATGTCTACGaccccctcccaccctccCAGAtgggccgccctcgcgcgcgACACCAACGAGACCAAGATTCAGTTGGCCATCAATCTTGATGGCGGGGCATTCCCACCCGACACCGACTCGAGACTCACTGCGGCCGTCACTGAGCACGCCTCGCAGGCAAGCAAGTCTCAGACGATTAGCGTCAACACCGGCATCGGCTTCCTCGACCACATGCTCCACGCCCTCTCCAAGCACGCTGGCTGGAGTTTGGCCCTCGCCTGCAAGGGCGACCTTCACA TCGACGACCACCACACCGCTGAGGATGTCTGCATAGCCCTCGGCTACGCCTTCGCCAACGCCCTCGGCAGCGCGACCGGCCTCGCCCGCTTCGGTTACGCATACGCCCcgctcgacgaggctctctcccgcgccgtcgtcgacctgtcCAACCGACCCTACAGCGTCATCGACCTCGGGCTCCGCCGCGAAAAGATTGGCGACCTGAGCTGCGAGATGATCCCCCACTGCCTGCAGAGCTTCGCCCAGGGCGCCAGAGTCACCCTGCACGTCGACTGCCTGCGGGGTGAGAACGACCACCACCGTGCCGAGAGCGCCTTCAAAGCcctggccgtggccgtcaAGATGGCAACGAGTCGCGTTGCTGGCAAGGAGGGAGAAGTGCCCAGCACCAAGGGAACCTTGAGCGCGTAA
- a CDS encoding Putative derlin, Rhomboid-like superfamily has product MSEFLDVYWQAPPVARTFATAAFVTSLSVLLGIVKAYWFIFLPDFLFQFPPQIWRFGTNFLLTGPQLGLLFDTYFLYTYLTALEIGNPRFARREDVIWYLMFVCTVITALCTYLMGGGAFLPALILAMCRTVTQDQRGMKANFYFVTIPAQLTPFCMMLVSLLFPGGYYTFMIQLMGFIAAHLYDFLSRVWPEFSGGRNLIPTPAFLSRLVQTPRFNQRGYGTAVRGGGGAPAQTSGSSTGVSQGGGGVLPDSWRTRGPGRRLG; this is encoded by the exons ATGTCCGAGTTTCTGGATGTCTACTGGCAAGCGCCACCTGTCGCAAG AACATTTGCGACGGCCGCCTTTGTCACGTCTCTgtccgtcctcctcggcatcgtgaAGGCGTACTGGTTTATCTTCCTGCCGGACTTCCTCTTCCAGTTCCCGCCTCAGATCTGGCGTTTCGGGACCAATTTCTTGCTTACTGGCCCCCAACTCGGCCTGCTCTTTGACACGTACTTCCTGTACACGTACCTCACTGCCCTCGAGATCGGCAACCCAAGGTTCGCTAGACGCGAGGATGTCATTTGGTATCTCATGTTTGTGTGCACTGTCATCACG GCGCTCTGCACCTACCTCATGGGCGGAGGAGCCTTCCTGCCGGCTTTGATTCTCGCTATGTGTCGCACAGTCACCCAGGACCAACGTGGCATGAAGGCCAACTTCTACTTCGTCACTATTCCCGCCCAGCTGACCCCGTTCTGCATGATGCTCGTGTCGCTGCTGTTCCCCGGCGGGTACTATACCTTCATGATCCAGCTCATGGGCTTCATTGCCGCCCACCTATACGACTTTTTGTCCCGGGTGTGGCCCGAGTTCAGCGGCGGTCGCAATTTGATCCCCACGCCCGCCTTCCTGTCGCGTCTTGTACAGACACCTCGCTTCAACCAGCGTGGCTACGGCACtgccgttcgcggcggcggaggcgccCCGGCTCAAACCTCTGGCAGCAGCACGGGCGTGTCTCAGGGTGGGGGCGGAGTTCTGCCGGATTCGTGGAGGACCCGAGGACCTGGAAGGCGTCTGGGTTGA
- a CDS encoding Putative spindle pole body-associated protein cut12: MLGWVLRRGLEGASGGNRGNPDDTTQIEQPDTPAPVFAARALKSAIFGTPARPDDDNTASMAHRRDADDSDADSRTPLKPQGILLTPGTGTSRRKRVSFGHDVLDNKIVDNKKGKGKDTEERPGKFPDSFADSTSDSASKRTKLTEALENSRRNKGTASSRERSQTRSGTARGDDAEDEWEEADDDQCTQDITIDLNEPHSRSGKYWKSEFEQYHQDAKVEMEKLLKYKQLAKSYAKMKDAEAIDLNAKLKEEQEKASQMEKKISEMAAQIASKRVSGEERDNPQLMKDLAKQTAVAVEYRTQVKELAALLENREGDDDDGDARSRRRRQTASPRTHKTLLETQRELRKARAQVRENGQLREEVERLKSDLLFAEQRANKLAEENKRLAEQQPLQNKETAPSNKHVDEVQETCRLKDEELRKLKSDFESYRADAEATQEDTRRILEKATEKINELKKEIKTLKAGSAEASKTKGATTASADREPVAREHRAQDNDRLVKTSKVQKPSVDTGRRSLELVESLGRKLNETKSQNLRDKYQQDADSLSSEEDEPVAAPVRRPQPEIFSNRVELDKPKWRPFIPRSPRNREYLGPDLNERIVTSSEVPSGTTPMPRHRFASKANSHPVDLLEDRFARLGGPDIDASAMMTANMSRSTLPPERRAAAIARIEQRKADKRRAVSGQSSNKENVRPRR; encoded by the exons ATGCTAGGCTGGGTTCTTAGACGAGGGTTGGAGGGCGCGTCTGGTGGAAACAGAGGAAACCCAG ACGACACGACGCAGATTGAGCAACCAGACACGCCAGCGCCCGTTTTCGCTGCGCGCGCGCTGAAAAGCGCAATCTTTGGGACACCCGCGCGAcctgacgacgacaacaccgCAAGCATGGCGCATCGTAGAGACGCAGACGACTCCGACGCGGATTCGCGAACGCCATTGAAACCCCAGGGTATCCTCCTGACTCCCGGAACCGGGACTTCGCGGCGAAAGCGCGTTTCGTTCGGGCATGACGTGTTGGACAATAAGATAGTCGACaacaagaagggcaaggggAAGGATACCGAAGAACGGCCCGGAAAGTTCCCCGACAGCTTTGCCGACTCGACCAGCGACTCTGCAAGCAAGCGCACCAAGTTGACGGAGGCATTGGAGAACTCTCGGCGGAACAAGGGAACCGCGAGCTCACGAGAGAGGAGCCAGACGCGCTCCGGCACAGCGAGAGGAGACGATGCGGAGGACGAGTGGGAAGAGGCCGATGACGACCAGTGCACCCAAGACATCACGATTGACCTTAATGAGCCTCATTCGCGGTCGGGCAAATATTGGAAGTCGGAATTCGAGCAGTATCACCAAGACGCTAAAGTCGAGATGGAGAAATTGCTCAAGTACAAGCAACTGGCAAAATCCTATGCCAAGAtgaaggacgccgaggccatcgacctgAACGCAAAACTTAAGGAGGAGCAAGAGAAGGCATCACAAATGGAAAAGAAGATATCTGAGATGGCTGCACAGATTGCTTCGAAGCGCGTCAGCGGCGAGGAAAGGGACAACCCACAGTTGATGAAGGACTTGGCCAAACAGaccgctgtcgccgtcgaatACAGGACACAGGTGAAGGAGCTGGCAGCCTTGCTGGAGAATCGCGagggagacgatgacgatggtgatGCCCGAAGCAGACGCCGAAGGCAGACCGCCTCTCCACGGACGCACAAAACTTTGCTTGAAACGCAGCGCGAGTTGAGAAAAGCTCGAGCGCAAGTGAGGGAGAACGGCCAATTgcgagaagaagtcgagcgCTTGAAGTCCGACCTCCTCTTTGCCGAGCAACGAGCAAACAAACTCGCCGAGGAAAACAAGCGACTCGCCGAGCAACAGCCGTTACAGAACAAGGAGACGGCCCCATCGAATAAACACGTGGACGAGGTACAGGAAACGTGTCGACTAAAGGACGAAGAGTTGCGCAAGCTCAAGTCAGACTTCGAGTCTTATCGGGCTGACGCCGAAGCCACGCAAGAAGATACCCGGCGCATCCTGGAAAAGGCAACTGAAAAGATCAACGAACTGAAGAAGGAGATCAAGACTCTCAAGGCGGGTTCGGCGGAGGCGTCTAAGACCAAGGGTGCAACCACTGCTTCAGCAGACCGTGAGCCAGTTGCAAGGGAGCATCGGGCACAAGACAACGACCGCCTCGTTAAGACCAGCAAAGTCCAGAAGCCGTCGGTTGATACTGGCCGGCGAAGCCTCGAGCTAGTGGAGTCACTGGGCCGGAAGCTCAATGAGACGAAGTCACAGAATCTTCGGGATAAGTATCAGCAAGACGCCGATTCTCTCAGCTCGGAAGAAGACGAGCCTGTGGCTGCGCCCGTGCGACGTCCGCAACCCGAAATCTTTTCAAATCGCGTCGAACTGGACAAGCCTAAATGGCGGCCCTTCATCCCGAGATCACCACGCAACAGAGAATATCTCGGTCCTGATCTGAACGAACGGATTGTAACCTCGAGCGAGGTCCCTTCGGGGACAACACCGATGCCACGGCATAGGTTTGCCAGCAAGGCAAACAGCCATCCCGTCGACCTGTTGGAAGACCGGTTCGCCAGACTTGGCGGCCCTGACATTGACGCTAGCGCCATGATGACGGCCAACATGTCGAGGAGCACACTGCCTCCCGAGAGGCGAGCCGCAGCAATTGCAAGGATAGAACAGAGGAAGGCCGACAAGAGACGAGCTGTGTCAGGCCAGAGCAGCAACAAGGAGAATGtgcgtcctcgtcgctga
- a CDS encoding Putative arginine biosynthesis protein ArgJ, producing the protein MAQPVRRFPGHLAQFVRCYSVSAESIPAAKKKYVPTEGMYPQGFQASGILVGVKPGNKTKPDLALLSSDRPCAAAAVFTKNKFQAAPVTFSRDLLKKKANRGIRSVLINSGCANAVTGKGGLEDASLMAHAADKAVGGEGDASSTIVMSTGVIGQRLPIAKIVDNVPAAQGALGSSHKHWLSFATAICTTDTFPKLKSKTFTLPSSPGVEYRIAGTTKGAGMIHPNMATLLGVVATDAPISPAVMPSVLKHAVDRSFNSITIDGDTSTNDTLALLANGAAGGKEIVSEDSADYAAFKEVLTDFSIDLAKLIVRDGEGATKFVTIRVVESASEEAARKIASTIARSPLVKTALYGRDANWGRILCATGYSLVSEPGQAVSDVPEVVPEKTNVSFVPTDGTPELKLLVNGEPEMVDEARASEILELEDLEIIVRLGTGDKEATYWTCDYSHEYITINGDYRT; encoded by the coding sequence ATGGCGCAACCCGTCAGGAGGTTTCCCGGCCACTTGGCCCAGTTCGTGAGGTGTTACTCGGTTTCGGCTGAGAGTATtcccgccgccaagaagaagtaTGTGCCGACTGAGGGCATGTATCCCCAGGGTTTTCAGGCCTCTGGAATCCTCGTGGGAGTGAAGCCGGGAAACAAGACCAAGCCCGATCTCGCTCTGCTCAGCTCAGACCGGCcttgcgccgccgccgccgtcttcaccaaGAACAAATTCCAGGCGGCACCCGTCACCTTCAGCCGAGACCtcctgaagaagaaggccaaccGCGGCATTCGTAGTGTCCTCATCAACTCGGGGTGCGCCAATGCCGTCACCGGAAAGGGTGGTCTCGAGGATGCCTCTCTCATGGcgcacgccgccgacaaggctgttggaggcgagggcgatgcgTCGTCAACCATTGTCATGAGCACGGGAGTCATTGGCCAGAGACTCCCCATTGCCAAGATCGTCGACAATGTTCCCGCTGCTCAAGGGGCTCTGGGCTCATCTCACAAGCACTGGCTGAGCTTTGCTACCGCCATCTGCACGACCGATACGTTCCCGAAACTCAAGTCCAAGACCTTCACGCTGCCCTCGTCACCAGGCGTCGAGTACCGTATTGCTGGCACCACCAAGGGCGCCGGCATGATCCATCCCAACATGGCCACGCTCCTCGGTGTTGTAGCTACCGACGCCCCCATCTCGCCTGCCGTCATGCCCTCGGTTCTTAAGCATGCCGTCGACCGCTCATTCAACAGCATCACGATCGATGGAGACACCTCGACCAACGACACTCTCGCGCTGCTCGCCAACGGTGCCGCTGGAGGCAAGGAGATTGTGTCCGAGGATTCGGCCGATTACGCTGCTTTCAAGGAGGTCCTGACTGATTTCTCTATCGACCTGGCCAAGCTCATTGTCCGAGACGGTGAGGGCGCCACCAAGTTCGTCACGATCCGCGTTGTCGAGTCCGCTAGCGAGGAGGCTGCACGGAAAATTGCCAGTACCATTGCCAGGTCGCCTCTCGTCAAGACTGCGCTGTACGGAAGGGACGCCAACTGGGGCCGCATCCTGTGCGCGACTGGTTACTCGCTTGTGTCCGAGCCCGGCCAGGCCGTCAGCGATGTTCCCGAGGTCGTCCCCGAGAAGACCAACGTCTCCTTCGTGCCTACGGATGGCACCCCTGAGCTGAAGCtgctcgtcaacggcgagccTGAGATGGTTGACGAAGCCAGGGCTTCCGAGATCCTGGAGTTGGAGGACTTGGAGATCATCGTGAGGCTGGGCACTGGTGACAAGGAGGCCACGTACTGGACCTGCGATTACAGCCACGAGTacatcaccatcaacggTGACTACCGCACGTGA
- a CDS encoding Putative carbon-nitrogen hydrolase, protein amidase, whose protein sequence is MRIGCLQFAPQVGDVDNNLNRADSVLSKANPDGLDLLVLPELAFSGYNFKSLQHISPFLEHSGSGITSLWARTTALKYNCNVVVGYPEKVDVSDNWPTSPEYYNSAIVVNEDGETIANYRKTFLYYTDETWALEGQGFFDGPIPGVGNASMGICMDLNPYRFEAPWHDFEFAFHVLECESNVVILSMAWMTREDGRMFSRMPNEPDLDTLTYWLTRLEPIIRAENGDEVIVIFCNRTGIEDDAVYAGTSAVVGIQDGEVKIYGLLGRGEKELLVVDTTNPPYAKLAHRPEPNRPSVLHGELQMMNPSPASSTPTGSGGSQSSQPKPSQQNNEARTPTDAKKSPGKPQSSANSSKDSVASRRVRPSPQIQIPPLQDSSSLDSPSLPTPTAPSPTPLSMRPRLIIPQSPSSQIWPSSSPVPQSTQSTHSVRSILSNQSVTSNGRAPADSTPYPDSAHPLSGYPRFPEKMIIDGQVVIAQGPFSPLTSAGSESPASPRYFWRPSDTLLKTPMEPRGWSAAPENPMVKHAPSQTYQNLSLWSQYDPVARSHSSNTVRTAISAVTAKKDDAEPKRQKKQDSSRQRNPQAPESRSPSKPQGGGPALFKNETSSAISSQEVVPARPSSPKSRHASRSRMRDRSDSALAHREQAAAISQHLESISKRAESVNRERDAARASEGAQSDQAPVTLSRNNSKARSARRLSSILIAASPSILPNEAARPASAAIMDGPTLHQPRSMSRRGHRARSESMSKAGRTSLRDTHTRSGTAANDGPAINRPASRAASRGRQPGPKFSPPKMSPSEGPRSARGMSADIASSKNRKRSSVMPGPSFTSAGYAPVGFDKIEAVLHPGCPVHGRHSASGSRNVETNTVNDGREPSDSTFRRSLSTPAAGADIHDIFGSLEGSVSQNPRFSTIGGNQPSDVTSLSETVETVSTTSRSPSTPYFEPKTPTAMVIIRGLENAAFGTFHSDKDAVTELRCVDRSIGGVSGGAQSAAA, encoded by the exons ATGAGAATTGGTTGTCTGCAGTTCGCTCCCCAAGTGGGCGATGTCGACAATAACCTCAACCGCGCCGACTCCGTCCTGAGCAAGGCGAACCccgacggccttgatcttcttgtACTGCCTGAGCTGGCTTTCTCAG GGTATAACTTCAAGTCGTTGCAACACATTTCGCCCTTTCTCGAGCACTCCGGCTCCGGTATCACCTCTCTTTGGGCGCGAACCACGGCGCTCAAGTACAACTGCAACGTTGTTGTTGGCTACCCGGAAAAGGTCGACGTCTCCGACAACTGGCCTACTAGTCCTGAGTACTACAACTCAgccatcgtcgtcaatgAAGATGGCGAGACGATAGCCAATTACAGGAAAACCTTCCTGTATTACACGGATGAAACGTGGGCTCTGGAGGGTCAGGGCTTCTTTGATGGCCCAATCCCCGGGGTTGGAAATGCCTCCATGGGCATAT GCATGGATCTGAA TCCGTACAGATTCGAAGCCCCGTGGCACGACTTTGAATTCGCATTCCATGTGCTCGAGTGCGAGTCGAACGTGGTGATTTTGTCCATGGCATGGATGACTCGTGAAGACGGCCGCATGTTTAGCCGCATGCCCAATGAACCCGACTTAGACACGCTGACCTACTGGCTTACTCGCCTGGAACCTATCATCCGGGCAGAAAACGGTGACGAAGTCATCGTCATTTTCTGCAATAGAACTGGGATCGAAGACGACGCTGTCTACGCCGGTACGAGTGCCGTGGTTGGTATACAGGACGGGGAGGTCAAGATATACGGCTTGCTCGGTCGgggcgagaaggagctcCTGGTTGTCGACACCACCAACCCGCCCTACGCGAAACTTGCTCATCGTCCAGAGCCCAACCGTCCGTCTGTTCTACACGGCGAGTTGCAGATGATGAATCCATCTCCAGCGTCCAGCACACCCACAGGATCGGGGGGCTCTCAGTCGTCTCAACCCAAACCATCGCAACAAAACAACGAGGCACGTACACCAACCGATGCGAAGAAATCGCCAGGGAAGCCGCAATCTTCAGCGAACTCGTCCAAAGACTCCGTGGCGTCGAGGCGTGTCAGGCCATCGCCTCAGATCCAGATCCCGCCGCTACAAGACTCTTCGAGTCTGGACAGCCCAAGTCTCCCTACTCCCACCGCGCCTAGTCCTACTCCGCTGTCAATGAGGCCCCGACTCATCATCCCGCAATCCCCGTCATCTCAGATCTGGCCATCTTCCAGCCCGGTACCCCAAAGCACTCAGTCCACGCACTCGGTCCGGTCGATACTGTCCAACCAGTCTGTCACGTCCAACGGAAGGGCGCCCGCAGACAGCACGCCCTATCCAGACAGCGCTCATCCTCTAAGCGGGTATCCTAGATTCCCAGAGAAGATGATTATTGACGGCCAGGTTGTCATTGCGCAAGGGCCTTTCAGCCCGCTCACTTCGGCTGGCAGCGAGTCCCCTGCCTCGCCACGTTACTTCTGGCGCCCTTCTGACACTCTCTTGAAAACGCCCATGGAGCCCCGCGGATGGTCCGCAGCCCCAGAGAATCCAATGGTGAAGCATGCTCCTTCACAGACGTACCAAAACCTTTCACTCTGGTCGCAGTACGACCCGGTGGCGCGCTCTCATAGTTCCAACACCGTCCGTACCGCTATCTCGGCAGTGACGGCGAAGAAAGATGATGCGGAACCAAAAAGGCAGAAGAAGCAAGACTCGTCGCGACAAAGGAATCCCCAAGCACCGGAATCGAGGAGCCCTAGCAAACCACAAGGCGGTGGCCCTGCGTTGTTCAAGAACGAAACCAGCAGTGCAATTTCAAGCCAAGAGGTGGTCCCTGCCCGGCCTTCATCGCCCAAGTCTCGCCATGCCAGCCGCTCCAGGATGCGCGATCGGTCCGACTCGGCGCTTGCTCATCGTGAGCAGGCTGCAGCCATCTCCCAGCATCTCGAGTCCATCTCCAAGCGAGCCGAGTCGGTCAACAGAGAACGAGACGCGGCGAGGGCTTCCGAGGGAGCTCAGTCTGACCAGGCACCTGTAACATTATCTCGCAATAACAGCAAAGCCCGCTCCGCCAGGAGACTATCCTCAATCCTGATTGCGGCAAGCCCTAGTATTCTCCCCAACGAAGCGGCTCGTCCAGCTTCCGCCGCAATAATGGATGGTCCCACACTTCACCAGCCACGGTCCATGTCTCGCCGGGGTCATCGCGCAAGGAGCGAATCCATGTCCAAGGCGGGAAGAACCTCATTGAGGGACACGCACACTCGCTCTGGAACTGCTGCTAACGATGGGCCGGCCATCAATCGCCCTGCCTCTCGCGCGGCCAGCCGAGGCAGACAACCTGGGCCCAAGTTCTCTCCGCCCAAGATGTCACCGAGTGAGGGGCCCAGATCCGCTAGGGGAATGTCCGCCGATATTGCCAGCTCCAAGAACAGGAAACGAAGTTCAGTCATGCCCGGACCTTCCTTCACATCGGCTGGCTATGCGCCTGTAGGGTTCGATAAGATCGAGGCAGTTCTTCATCCCGGCTGTCCAGTTCATGGACGGCACTCGGCAAGTGGTTCTCGGAATGTGGAAACTAACACGGTGAACGATGGTCGCGAGCCATCCGACTCGACTTTTAGAAGGTCCCTGTCGACCCccgctgctggtgctgaCATCCACGACATCTTTGGCTCGCTGGAAGGCAGCGTCTCGCAGAACCCGCGGTTCTCGACCATTGGCGGCAACCAGCCAAGCGATGTGACTTCGCTGTCTGAGACGGTGGAAACGGTTTCGACGACCAGCCGCTCACCGTCCACGCCCTATTTCGAACCCAAGACGCCGACAGCGATGGTGATCATTCGAGGCCTGGAAAATGCAGCATTTGGAACATTTCACTCGGACAAGGATGCCGTGACGGAATTGAGGTGCGTGGATAGAAGCATAGGGGGCGTTTCTGGTGGTGCTCAGAGCGCGGCTGCTTAG